From the Populus alba unplaced genomic scaffold, ASM523922v2 scaf114, whole genome shotgun sequence genome, the window gtttgctaaaaaaaaaaaaaaacagagagagctatgttttttcaatgtgggataataAACTTTTCTAAGTTCAATATTTCAACTTAGAAGAATaagatagtatttttttaatgtgggttAAAAAATCtttcgaaataattttttaaatttaattatttacaatatgtataGCATATATccacataaattgttttttaattttttcatttaaactattaaaacattaaatatttttttaaaaaaaatttcaggtgATCTAGTGCCTTTACTGGGTCTGTTTCATTCAAAATCTAGGTCTGCAATTGGCTTGGACTAAACTAGTCTACCTGCCAGGTCAACCCGTAACTTGAGTGACCTGACAAAAACGTGgaagagactttttttttttcaaatgtgttttttgtcTACCAGAAacctttttttcatatgtttccGTTAATTACTAACTCATTTCaaagtttactatataaatacgtaaaaaatgttttatttttttaatgtgagatttgaaggcccttagtatatatactccatgtttatataaaaaaaaatatatgttttttcaatgtggataaaaaaaacctttttagtttaaatacttcaacttagaaaaataagataatatctttttaatgtggaataaaaaaaaccttttgcaataatctttcaaacttaatttttttacatgtatagCTTATATCCACataaattgtttcttaattttttcatataaaaaattaaaacctcaaatatttttttccaattttttcgGGTTGGCTCGAGTCAACCTATGTAACCTAGGACTCGACTCCTTGGCTGGGTCAACTCGCAGGCtgggtttgataactatggtAGCCATGAGAATATAactttaaagaatgaaattgaaaagaaataaagtaacgtgaccggttaaaaaaaaattagacaaaacctactctcttttattttgttcaggacctcttttaaaaaattattaattttgttgttatgtgtttaattttcagagtgatttttttagttcatctatagttttgcttttatcttttatataaataaactatgttttttaaaataaaaaatatatatttatttatttttagatgatgTTTTGAATGTGTAGccttatatgttattttttctttttattttattcaatcaatttaatgtcctattttttaagattcaatattttgatctatatttttctctcggtttttcaaatttagtttttaggtgttattaatgatttttttattgatttaataacaCACATAATTCCAATTGAGTCttgaaaaaccttttttttttactaatgggttttgttaattaaaacctTGGAATGTTATTTTGGCCTACCAATTTTCACTTGGTATTATGGTCTTTCATCATTGGGCtcgagcattttttttttggcttgattTAGGTGTATttccttgtatttattttattattatttattttattataaaataggtTGCAACAAATGtcttgatatattttcatgGACGACCTCCTTCTTAAGAAACTGGTCTATTTTTACCGATGACTTGCCTTTTTTGAAATGGTTTATTTTTACAAGCGGTCTGCCATTTCTGAAATTCAAaaactggtctattttcatgggtgaCCTCCCTTTTCAGAAACTGGTATATTTTCACGGGTGACCTGCCATTTCTGAATTTTAGaaactggtctattttcatagACGACATTCCATTTCAGAAactgatctattttcacgggcaaGCTGTCATtcctgaaattcaaaaattgtttttttttcataaacaacctttttttttaaaacatagttGATTTTTACAGGCAACTTGCCCTTTCTAAGTTTAAAAAACTGATATATTTTCATGGGTGATATACCTTCTTTTTTTGCAACTTTATGCGGGGAcaaaatccttttgttttttcaaagatcaaaacaaaataccttttcagggtatattcttaaaacaaaacaccattttTTAGATGTTTACGTTACGTGGATGGAGCCTCAAACGTTTCGAGTTATATTCCTTTAACTACtttaaaaatttgatcaaataaagcatgagaaaaaaaagattgttaaaacaatttttttttttgtatttaaatttaagttgaaatatttagtGGTTATCTTCCCATCACATTAAATGTTACATTAAATGATTGAAGTGGATTTAAGAAAttctcattaataaaatatatatttgattactTGGTtgcaaactaaaaacaaaataatcaaactagATAGAGGACAAACAAGTTCatttgaataatgttttttttttttggctcctaGGATATTTTTACTCTCTGGTcccttaatttccttttctttttatttagtcctTTGCCATTGCttgcatatctttttttttgctaagGTGTCGAGGAAAATTTCCTTTACCGTcactagatttgtttttcatgcttgCATACGGTCCCTTAATGTTTACCCTCGAGTGAAAAATTAACTGtagcattaattaaattatgtgattgtttggtgatttgtttttcatgcttgCATAGGGGATCTCAAAGTGTTGATGAAAAGTTTTCACTTGATTAATGCTtggtttaataaaacaaaatttaattttattgatttaatataattaaagtttcaGAGccccaatttaaaattttaaaaaatattcaatgccTTGTTTTTTGCCAACACTAGGGATTAATTTACATAATCAAGGAAAAAGTTCATgtcctttttatattatttttgatatcagtatataaaaatgatataaaaacataaaaaaattaattttttttcaaaagaattttccaatcgcaaaaacaaacaggacataaattaatgctttttaatgctttatgatgatttttacgtgtttatattaaaatataaaaaatataaaaaagtaaatcaaatatatttttaagtaaaaatttattttaaaaaaatacattgccaTTCTAAACACCTCCGAAGCGTGTGGTTACTTCCCCAtgcaatccaaataaaaaataattaaaatgtaaaacaaattgGGCCCAACAGACTGAGCCCAACTTGATAGCCGGGTCTCCCAAGTCCCAACGCTGCACAAAAGAGCCTGCGGGGAGAacaaacttgttttttcatttgaccagggacttttttttgaaaaagaaaaagttgttgTGATTAGAAGGTTCAGAAAAGAACGGACCTCTTCCGTTGTGTTGGTGGCTGTCCTCTTCAATGGGTAATATCCCTGCTCTCTTGCATTATTTTCAACTATCATCCTTGATACATACACCATCCATATGAAAACTATCCGCATCGAatctagttttgtttttcttcgatTAAATtagttaacttttaaatttgtaCGTAAGCGATGGCGAATCTATAcaccccccccctctctctattttttgtttttctttaaggGTTTTCTCGTTGAATTTGTGAAGTATTGTCTTTATGGTTCCTCTGGTTGACGAGGACGGAGTTGTCTGCTTCTTCGTTTTAACCACTCGCCTAGGATTTtgatattctctctctcttatacACTATCTATCCGTTTAGtgaactgataaaaaaaagaaaagaaaagaaggtgtTGGTTAGctccttctctccctctctctgaaATTCtcgcccttttttttttttttttttttttaattttttcccttaaaGATTAGAACACAGTGTTCTTTGTATCATCAATTATTGTTTTAGTTCTATGGCTaatattgatatgataataattaaaatttgttgtCTTGTCATTTGTTTTAGGTGATTTTCACTAACGTTAACTTGATGATTAGCCAAAATTTTctgtttcaatttttctttttagtatttaaCACCTTATGtctgtttaattaaaatatatattttttaagatatatttttgcAGGTCTAATTTCTATGGAAATGAGGAATTAAATAAGcacaagagaagagaagagaagagaagagaagtgaAGATGGGATTTGAAGCATTGGATTGGTACTGCAAACCAGTGAGAGATGGGGTGTGGACTAAAGCAGTGGAAAATGCATTTGGAGCGTGCACACCTTGTGCCACCGACACTCTGGTGGTCTCCCTTTCTTATCTAGTTCTCATGGCACTTTGCTTCTATAAAATCTGGCTTACCAAGAAAGACTTCAAGCTCCAAAGATTCTGTTTGAGGTCTAAGTGGTATGCCTATTTGCTGGCTCTGCTTGCTCTTTATTCCACCGCCGAGTCCTTGTACAGATTGGTCATGGGTATTTCGGTTCTCAATTTAGATGGACAAACAGGCCTTGCTCCATTTGAGGTTTGCTTCTCCTCTTTTGccttttcacttatttttttattcatctggATAAACAATGGCattgtttttaaatcttagtGTCTTAATTTATATCGTGGAAAATTTTATGCGTGTGGCTCAACTCTCATACATGATAAAGAAAAGAGGATGAAAGCTATGATGGCCAGGCCTTGGAATTTAGATTACTTTGGGGATGATAAAAAGCATCACATTTCTCCTTTGGAGGTTATTTTCCATGCTTTTGGCACCCCcatgtaaaaaattatcaagaagcaCCTCTAAGTATACAACCCAAAACTACTTTACAAGAACACCTTTGTCTGCATTGCAATAATAGCTGAAATGGATTGCAAAAATGTAGTTTCAGCTTGCAAACTTCATATTTATTACTGTAGGTTGCGAtaattagactaaaaaaaaccattaaatccttgttcttctttttttttacctttttaatcCTATGCCCTAGGCCACAATCACAGGTTAAAAAAACAGGAATTTAATTTCCCTTTGGTATTTTCAGCCCaaggcaacaacaacaatattatgacgcatttctgattttttcttattgtgGATGCCTCTGCCATGATGTGTTTCAGCCAGTCCGTATTTGGTTTCGTGTTCTTTTTAGTACGCAAATGTATCCTTGGTCTAATGCTGTTTCTCCTTTCTCAAGTAaattttttctggtttatttttcttatacatTTGATTAGCAGTAGCATGTACATTTAAATCATCACTAGATTAAGAGTGGGTGAGGTTAATTAGCAGACGTAAGGTATGATCCTACTTTGGTAAGCTAATTTTGATGTTCATAGtcaaataatattcatttcatCTTCTTGTTGACAGGTTGTTTCCTTGATTATTGAGGCCCTTGCTTGGTGCTCCTTGCTGGTTATGATTGTTGTAGAAATTAAAGTCTATATTTCGTGAATTTCGATGATTTGTTCGATTCGGGGTCATTTATACTTTGGTGGTTGATGCAGTGATGCTCAATCTTATCCTCACAGTAAAGGAGTTCTATAACAAGTTTGTATTTCCAATTTATAGGTGCTTTTAGTTTATACATTTGATTGGGAAAAGGCAAACTcacaattttaattgtttttgcagTGCTGTACTGCATCTATACATGAGTGAGGTCATTGTTCAGGTTTGCTTCTATTTACCTATTCTATCCTCAAGTTTGAAGGATACTCCTGCTTTTGGTTCCCCATATCCTTCTAATATTTACTTGGGCTCT encodes:
- the LOC140955189 gene encoding ABC transporter C family member 1-like encodes the protein MGFEALDWYCKPVRDGVWTKAVENAFGACTPCATDTLVVSLSYLVLMALCFYKIWLTKKDFKLQRFCLRSKWYAYLLALLALYSTAESLYRLVMGISVLNLDGQTGLAPFEVVSLIIEALAWCSLLVMIVVEIKVYIS